One window from the genome of Prinia subflava isolate CZ2003 ecotype Zambia chromosome 2, Cam_Psub_1.2, whole genome shotgun sequence encodes:
- the FLVCR1 gene encoding heme transporter FLVCR1 isoform X2: protein MVEDGGEEEAEGESGEMPAAAAPLQRCNGFLPGKEEAAAGGGERAAQAMLAAGGGRPETRLSRRRLAVLAVFSCYSLVNAFQWIQYSILSNVFAGFYGVTFPQIDWLSMVYMVAYVPLILPATWLLDARGLRLTALLGAGLNALGAWLKCGSLAPGRYPLTLAAQAVCAVAQVFILGLPSRIASVWFGPTEVSTACAVAVLGNQLGTAIGFLLPPVLVPNTPNDIDLMAHNIGIMFYGTAIVSTLLFFLTGVVFEEKPKYPPSHSQAVLQTKPPEDYSYKQSIINLFKNIPFILLLISYGIMTGAFYSVSTLLNQMIVTHYEGEEVNAGRIGLTLVVAGMVGSIICGLWLDYTKTYKQTTLIVYILSFIGLLVFTFTLDLGYLIVVFVTGGVLGFFMTGYLPLGFEFAVEITYPESEGTSSGLLNASAQIFGIVFTLVQGKLTTDYSPRAGNIFLCAWIFVGIILTGTS, encoded by the exons ATGGTGGAGGACGGCGGCGAGGAGGAGGCGGAGGGCGAGAGCGGGGAGATgccggcggccgcggccccgctgcAGCGCTGCAATGGCTTCCTGCCCGGCaaggaggaggcggcggcgggcggcggggagcgggcggcCCAGGCGATgctggcggcgggcggcgggcggccgGAGACGCGGCTGTCGCGGCGGCGGCTGGCGGTGCTGGCTGTTTTCAGCTGCTACTCGCTGGTGAACGCCTTCCAGTGGATCCAGTACAGCATCCTCAGCAACGTCTTCGCCGGCTTCTACGGCGTCACGTTCCCGCAGATCGACTGGCTGTCCATGGTGTACATGGTGGCCTACGTGCCGCTGATCCTGCCCGCCACATGGCTGCTGGACGCCCGCGGGCTGCGCCTCACGGCGCTGCTGGGCGCGGGGCTCAACGCGCTGGGCGCCTGGCTCAAGTGCGGCAGCCTGGCCCCCGGGCGCTACCCGCTCACGCTGGCCGCGCAGGCCGTCTGCGCCGTCGCCCAGGTCTTCATCCTGGGGCTGCCCTCCCGCATCGCCTCCGTCTGGTTCGGCCCCACCGAGGTGTCCACCGCCTGCGCCGTGGCCGTGCTGGGCAACCAG CTTGGTACTGCAATTGGTTTTTTGTTGCCACCTGTTTTGGTCCCAAATACACCGAACGATATTGATCTCATGGCACATAACATTGGCATCATGTTCTATGGAACAGCAATAGTGTCCACACTTCTGTTCTTCCTAACAGGAGTTG tgtttgaAGAAAAGCCCAAATACCCCCCCAGTCACTCTCAAGCAGTCCTGCAGACTAAACCTCCAGAGGATTACTCCTACAAGCAGTCCATTATTAACCTGTTCAAAAATATCCCATTTATACTTTTGCTAATCAGTTATG GTATTATGACTGGGGCATTTTATTCTGTCTCCACGTTATTGAACCAGATGATAGTAACTCACTATGAG GGAGAAGAAGTGAACGCTGGGAGAATTGGCTTGACACTGGTGGTGGCAGGAATGGTGGGTTCGATTATTTGTGGTTTGTGGCTGGATTACACTAAAACATACAA GCAAACTACTTTGATTGTTTACATTCTCTCTTTCATTGGGTTGCTGGTATTTACCTTCACCCTAGACCTCGGATACCTTATAGTAGTGTTCGTGACTGGAGGAGTGCTTGG ATTCTTCATGACTGGCTATCTTCCACTTGGGTTTGAATTTGCTGTGGAAATTACATATCCAGAGTCTGAAGGCACTTCCTCGGGTCTCCTTAATGCATCAGCACAG aTATTTGGAATTGTCTTTACACTTGTTCAAGGAAAGCTTACAACAGACTACAGTCCTCGTGCAGGAAACATCTTTCTTTGTGCTTGGATTTTTGTGGGCATTATCTTAACAG gtACCAGTTGA
- the FLVCR1 gene encoding heme transporter FLVCR1 isoform X1, giving the protein MVEDGGEEEAEGESGEMPAAAAPLQRCNGFLPGKEEAAAGGGERAAQAMLAAGGGRPETRLSRRRLAVLAVFSCYSLVNAFQWIQYSILSNVFAGFYGVTFPQIDWLSMVYMVAYVPLILPATWLLDARGLRLTALLGAGLNALGAWLKCGSLAPGRYPLTLAAQAVCAVAQVFILGLPSRIASVWFGPTEVSTACAVAVLGNQLGTAIGFLLPPVLVPNTPNDIDLMAHNIGIMFYGTAIVSTLLFFLTGVVFEEKPKYPPSHSQAVLQTKPPEDYSYKQSIINLFKNIPFILLLISYGIMTGAFYSVSTLLNQMIVTHYEGEEVNAGRIGLTLVVAGMVGSIICGLWLDYTKTYKQTTLIVYILSFIGLLVFTFTLDLGYLIVVFVTGGVLGFFMTGYLPLGFEFAVEITYPESEGTSSGLLNASAQIFGIVFTLVQGKLTTDYSPRAGNIFLCAWIFVGIILTALIKSDLRRHNVNSGIMNLDVKAVPVDSPVEPERAALKSQSAL; this is encoded by the exons ATGGTGGAGGACGGCGGCGAGGAGGAGGCGGAGGGCGAGAGCGGGGAGATgccggcggccgcggccccgctgcAGCGCTGCAATGGCTTCCTGCCCGGCaaggaggaggcggcggcgggcggcggggagcgggcggcCCAGGCGATgctggcggcgggcggcgggcggccgGAGACGCGGCTGTCGCGGCGGCGGCTGGCGGTGCTGGCTGTTTTCAGCTGCTACTCGCTGGTGAACGCCTTCCAGTGGATCCAGTACAGCATCCTCAGCAACGTCTTCGCCGGCTTCTACGGCGTCACGTTCCCGCAGATCGACTGGCTGTCCATGGTGTACATGGTGGCCTACGTGCCGCTGATCCTGCCCGCCACATGGCTGCTGGACGCCCGCGGGCTGCGCCTCACGGCGCTGCTGGGCGCGGGGCTCAACGCGCTGGGCGCCTGGCTCAAGTGCGGCAGCCTGGCCCCCGGGCGCTACCCGCTCACGCTGGCCGCGCAGGCCGTCTGCGCCGTCGCCCAGGTCTTCATCCTGGGGCTGCCCTCCCGCATCGCCTCCGTCTGGTTCGGCCCCACCGAGGTGTCCACCGCCTGCGCCGTGGCCGTGCTGGGCAACCAG CTTGGTACTGCAATTGGTTTTTTGTTGCCACCTGTTTTGGTCCCAAATACACCGAACGATATTGATCTCATGGCACATAACATTGGCATCATGTTCTATGGAACAGCAATAGTGTCCACACTTCTGTTCTTCCTAACAGGAGTTG tgtttgaAGAAAAGCCCAAATACCCCCCCAGTCACTCTCAAGCAGTCCTGCAGACTAAACCTCCAGAGGATTACTCCTACAAGCAGTCCATTATTAACCTGTTCAAAAATATCCCATTTATACTTTTGCTAATCAGTTATG GTATTATGACTGGGGCATTTTATTCTGTCTCCACGTTATTGAACCAGATGATAGTAACTCACTATGAG GGAGAAGAAGTGAACGCTGGGAGAATTGGCTTGACACTGGTGGTGGCAGGAATGGTGGGTTCGATTATTTGTGGTTTGTGGCTGGATTACACTAAAACATACAA GCAAACTACTTTGATTGTTTACATTCTCTCTTTCATTGGGTTGCTGGTATTTACCTTCACCCTAGACCTCGGATACCTTATAGTAGTGTTCGTGACTGGAGGAGTGCTTGG ATTCTTCATGACTGGCTATCTTCCACTTGGGTTTGAATTTGCTGTGGAAATTACATATCCAGAGTCTGAAGGCACTTCCTCGGGTCTCCTTAATGCATCAGCACAG aTATTTGGAATTGTCTTTACACTTGTTCAAGGAAAGCTTACAACAGACTACAGTCCTCGTGCAGGAAACATCTTTCTTTGTGCTTGGATTTTTGTGGGCATTATCTTAACAG ccttaataaaatcagatttaCGAAGGCACAATGTGAATTCAGGGATTATGAACTTGGACGTTAAAGCT gtACCAGTTGACAGTCCTGTAGAACCTGAACGCGCTGCATTAAAAAGTCAGTCAGCTTTATAA